Proteins co-encoded in one Chitinophagales bacterium genomic window:
- a CDS encoding metal ABC transporter ATP-binding protein, giving the protein MITQVENPILEVHNLTVAYNKKPALWNVDFTIPKGNLVGIIGPNGAGKSTLIKAIMGLIPLSSGYAKLFGQDLDRVRNKVSYVPQRESVDWDFPASALDVVLMGCYGKRGLFRWLTKSDKDLALACLEKVRMEGFANRQIAQLSGGQQQRVFLARSLAQQADLYFMDEPFAGIDATTESAILELLSDMRDEGKTILVVHHDLQSAYEYFDWIILLNTRLVASGPKLEVFNPKLLQQTYGGKLSVLSQMGDLLQEKEFPVRE; this is encoded by the coding sequence ATGATTACGCAAGTAGAAAATCCTATATTAGAGGTTCACAATCTGACGGTTGCGTACAATAAAAAACCTGCTTTGTGGAATGTAGATTTTACGATTCCCAAAGGGAATTTGGTGGGCATTATTGGCCCGAATGGTGCGGGTAAATCCACCTTGATTAAAGCGATTATGGGTTTGATTCCGTTGAGTAGTGGCTATGCAAAGTTGTTTGGGCAGGATTTGGATAGAGTAAGAAACAAGGTAAGTTATGTGCCGCAAAGGGAGTCGGTGGATTGGGATTTTCCTGCAAGTGCATTGGATGTGGTGTTAATGGGTTGTTATGGAAAACGGGGTTTGTTTCGATGGCTCACCAAATCTGACAAAGACTTAGCATTGGCGTGTTTGGAGAAGGTCAGAATGGAGGGTTTTGCCAATCGTCAAATTGCACAATTGTCTGGAGGGCAGCAGCAAAGGGTTTTTTTGGCGAGGTCTTTGGCGCAGCAAGCGGACTTGTATTTTATGGATGAACCTTTTGCAGGGATTGATGCGACTACTGAAAGTGCGATTTTGGAACTCTTGTCGGATATGCGGGATGAGGGAAAAACTATTTTGGTGGTACACCATGATCTTCAATCTGCTTATGAATATTTTGACTGGATCATTTTGTTGAATACCCGATTGGTGGCTTCTGGGCCTAAATTGGAGGTTTTCAACCCCAAATTGTTGCAGCAAACCTATGGTGGTAAGCTGAGTGTACTTTCACAAATGGGAGATTTGTTGCAGGAGAAGGAGTTTCCTGTGAGGGAGTAA
- a CDS encoding metal ABC transporter permease has product MLDFFSLSDPNVRYVVLGMVLLGASTGVVGCFTFLRKRALLGDAVSHSVLPGVCLAFMLTGMKHPLVLLVGAVVTGWLSLVVIDGITKHSRIKSDAAIGLTLSVFFGIGILLLTMIQQSGNASQSGLDKFLFGKAAAMVGADLWVFGGLSVVLIGVVMLFFKEFMLVAFDLHFAESIGLPVRMIEIALSSITVLGVAVGIQAVGVVLMAAMLITPAAAARYWTDKLPKMVFLAAVFGALAGIFGAFISYQGTSMPTGPWIVVVLSVIAIFSMLVAPKRGVLSRYWSMKKNNAKILEENILKIFYHLGEGDNAFFEARKIKDLKERRSMLDHRLRSGIQRLINKGLLQKVDSGGKWQLTEKGKVLAQRVVRLHRLWELYLTRYLNLADDHVHHDAEAIEHIITPEIEAQLELELGFPEKDPHDSVIPEAV; this is encoded by the coding sequence ATGTTAGATTTTTTCTCATTGTCAGACCCCAATGTGCGATACGTCGTATTGGGGATGGTATTGTTGGGGGCAAGTACAGGCGTAGTAGGCTGTTTTACCTTTTTGCGGAAACGTGCGCTTTTAGGTGATGCTGTCTCTCATTCGGTTTTGCCTGGAGTGTGTTTGGCGTTTATGCTTACAGGAATGAAACATCCTCTGGTGCTTTTGGTGGGAGCAGTGGTGACGGGTTGGCTATCTTTGGTGGTTATTGACGGAATCACGAAACATTCCCGCATCAAATCAGATGCAGCAATTGGTTTGACCCTTTCGGTTTTCTTTGGAATAGGGATTTTGTTATTGACCATGATTCAGCAATCGGGTAATGCTTCGCAGTCGGGATTGGATAAGTTTTTGTTTGGCAAGGCGGCGGCAATGGTTGGGGCAGATTTATGGGTGTTTGGAGGTTTGAGTGTGGTATTGATTGGAGTAGTGATGCTGTTCTTCAAAGAGTTTATGCTTGTTGCCTTTGATCTGCATTTTGCGGAATCTATTGGATTGCCTGTTCGGATGATTGAAATTGCGCTTTCGTCCATTACGGTTTTGGGGGTGGCAGTAGGGATTCAGGCAGTTGGAGTGGTGTTGATGGCCGCAATGTTGATAACGCCTGCTGCTGCTGCTCGGTATTGGACAGATAAATTGCCGAAAATGGTGTTTTTAGCGGCTGTTTTTGGGGCGTTGGCAGGCATTTTTGGGGCGTTTATTTCTTATCAAGGTACGTCTATGCCTACGGGACCTTGGATTGTGGTGGTCTTGTCGGTCATTGCTATCTTTTCGATGTTGGTCGCTCCAAAGAGGGGAGTATTGTCACGTTATTGGTCGATGAAAAAGAACAACGCAAAGATTTTGGAGGAGAATATATTGAAGATTTTTTACCACTTAGGTGAAGGGGACAATGCTTTTTTTGAAGCTCGAAAAATAAAAGATTTGAAGGAAAGGAGGAGCATGTTAGACCATCGTTTGAGGAGTGGTATTCAACGTTTGATCAATAAGGGTTTACTTCAAAAAGTGGACTCAGGAGGAAAGTGGCAATTGACGGAAAAAGGCAAAGTATTGGCGCAACGAGTGGTGAGATTGCACCGTTTGTGGGAGTTGTATTTAACTCGTTATCTGAACCTTGCTGATGACCATGTTCACCATGATGCCGAAGCGATTGAACACATTATCACTCCTGAAATTGAAGCACAATTGGAGCTTGAATTGGGTTTTCCTGAGAAAGATCCACATGATAGTGTGATTCCTGAGGCGGTTTGA
- a CDS encoding ATP-binding protein — protein sequence MYKPYLFRYFTILCLCYLPWSINISAEVIVNTHSDSYTQESVETLEKEKSEVVRLYELGKKHHAANHIESALTVFLQSLDKVEQLDLSELQVKITRKLSSIYQEVGNFELAYKYQLQSLETYEELSDSLGIAKALYEIGNIFFFQNSFELALQNYTKSKKLVKHLEDSIGIYSCLGAIGSVHNRLGNTEKSLAINLQALELAEQMDYAEGIAYALHNVGADYYDLGYCETALDYYQKSLSYKKDIGDKFDEIPTLQSIGLIYLDMSKIEKALSYLDEALKVSETIDAKSRKVEIYQLLSATYEKNKHYQEAFHYMKAHTLLKDSILNENTLKEMAQSKTRYEVAKKEKEIVLLKKENELLGKNKEITSWKNYFLAVLVAFLLFTSFLFFYYYKNQKRYNGLLADKNLQIQQQNQQLEEVNDLQSGFNATLKTKNEQIELQNQKLANSNKELRQFAYIASHDLKEPLRMIGSYTSLLRRRYSNKLDEGAQEFMGFITEATSRMNNLLDDLLTYSKVGTQELKKDSVKMGEIVEVAMANLQLNIKQKQAVIHVVSLPEVKVSRTQMGQLLQNLISNALKFSDSNHPKIWIDVQKNGKAYIFSVKDNGIGIAKEHQERIFEMFSRLHTRQEYEGTGIGLATCKKIVEQHNGKIWVESESNKGSTFYFTIPFNNEEILQNAEKNTFNDERVMASR from the coding sequence ATGTATAAGCCTTACCTATTTCGGTATTTCACCATTCTATGCTTGTGTTACCTACCATGGTCTATCAACATATCAGCGGAAGTTATAGTCAACACACATTCCGATTCCTACACACAAGAAAGTGTAGAAACACTTGAAAAAGAAAAAAGTGAAGTTGTACGTTTATACGAACTTGGTAAAAAACATCATGCAGCCAATCATATAGAATCAGCCTTGACCGTTTTTCTTCAAAGTTTGGATAAAGTCGAACAACTTGATCTTTCCGAACTACAAGTAAAAATAACCCGCAAACTATCAAGCATTTACCAAGAAGTCGGCAATTTTGAATTAGCCTACAAATATCAACTTCAATCCTTAGAAACATATGAAGAACTATCCGATTCATTGGGTATAGCAAAAGCACTCTATGAAATTGGCAATATTTTCTTCTTTCAAAACAGTTTTGAATTGGCACTTCAAAACTACACCAAATCCAAAAAACTGGTCAAACACCTCGAAGACAGCATAGGCATTTATTCGTGTTTGGGAGCCATCGGTAGTGTTCACAACCGCCTCGGAAACACCGAAAAGTCGCTGGCAATTAACCTTCAGGCACTAGAACTGGCTGAACAAATGGACTATGCCGAAGGCATTGCCTACGCCTTGCACAATGTTGGAGCAGACTACTATGATTTAGGATACTGTGAAACCGCATTAGACTATTACCAAAAATCTCTATCCTACAAAAAAGACATCGGCGACAAGTTTGACGAAATACCCACATTGCAGTCCATAGGTCTTATTTATTTGGATATGAGCAAAATCGAAAAAGCATTAAGTTATCTAGATGAAGCACTAAAAGTATCAGAAACCATTGACGCAAAATCCAGAAAAGTAGAAATTTACCAACTCCTATCCGCTACATACGAAAAAAACAAGCACTACCAAGAAGCCTTTCACTACATGAAAGCCCATACCCTTCTCAAAGACTCTATCTTGAACGAAAATACGCTCAAAGAAATGGCGCAATCCAAAACACGCTATGAAGTCGCCAAAAAAGAAAAGGAAATTGTGCTACTCAAAAAAGAAAACGAACTACTCGGAAAAAACAAAGAAATCACTTCTTGGAAAAACTATTTCTTAGCCGTTTTGGTCGCATTTCTACTCTTTACCTCCTTTTTGTTCTTTTACTACTACAAAAACCAAAAACGCTACAACGGTTTATTGGCGGATAAAAATCTTCAAATTCAGCAACAAAATCAGCAACTCGAAGAAGTAAACGACCTTCAATCAGGCTTCAATGCAACCCTCAAAACCAAAAACGAACAAATAGAACTGCAAAACCAAAAACTCGCCAACTCCAACAAAGAGCTCAGACAATTTGCCTACATAGCTTCACACGACCTCAAAGAACCCTTACGCATGATTGGCTCCTACACATCCTTGCTTCGTCGCAGGTATTCCAACAAGCTAGACGAAGGAGCGCAAGAATTTATGGGATTCATTACCGAAGCAACCTCTCGCATGAACAACCTACTCGACGACTTACTGACCTATTCCAAAGTCGGCACACAAGAACTCAAAAAAGACTCCGTAAAAATGGGGGAAATAGTAGAAGTCGCCATGGCAAATTTGCAGTTGAACATCAAGCAAAAACAAGCTGTCATACATGTAGTAAGTTTACCAGAAGTGAAAGTCAGTCGTACACAAATGGGACAACTCTTACAAAACCTCATCAGCAATGCCCTCAAATTTTCAGATAGCAATCATCCCAAAATATGGATAGATGTACAGAAAAATGGCAAAGCCTATATCTTTTCTGTCAAAGACAACGGAATCGGCATTGCCAAAGAACACCAAGAACGCATCTTTGAAATGTTCAGCCGCTTACATACCCGACAAGAATACGAAGGCACGGGCATTGGTCTAGCTACCTGCAAAAAAATCGTGGAACAACACAACGGGAAAATATGGGTAGAATCGGAGAGTAATAAAGGCAGCACTTTTTATTTTACGATTCCTTTTAACAATGAGGAAATACTGCAAAATGCCGAAAAAAACACATTTAATGATGAGCGGGTGATGGCAAGCAGATAA
- a CDS encoding NAD-dependent succinate-semialdehyde dehydrogenase, giving the protein MKFLSINPTTNQLLKRFNTLSNSQLTDVLKKAEFGFAINRTSSLKTRSKRMNTLAGLLMENQIPLAKLITMEMGKPIEEAKAEIKKCAWVCEYYANNAKHFLKDEIINTENSASVITHAPLGVLLAIMPWNFPFWQVFRFAAPALMAGNSVILKHAANVPQCAIAIEQLFRTAQFSEGLFQSIFVDHGMVKRIIEDPMVRGISLTGSNLAGSTVAELAGKNIKKTVLELGGSDPFIVLDDANLKLAAEAAIQSRMSNAGQSCIAAKRLIVVEPVLNSFVELLTEHIRQLKVGDPMNEDTDVGPLAREDLAETVAKQVKESMRLGAEAVIGGNRPADKKGAFFNPTLLVNVKEGMPVFEEEIFGPVAAVIAARDVQHAISLANKTKYGLGSSIWTLDRDKATRLARQIQAGGVFINTIVHSDPRLPFGGIKQSGYGRELSSYGIREFVNTKTIVVN; this is encoded by the coding sequence ATGAAATTTCTTTCTATAAACCCTACTACGAATCAACTCCTCAAACGCTTCAATACGCTTTCCAATAGTCAACTCACCGATGTATTGAAAAAGGCAGAATTTGGTTTTGCCATCAACCGCACAAGTTCTCTAAAGACTCGTTCAAAACGTATGAATACACTGGCAGGATTGCTGATGGAAAATCAAATTCCTTTGGCAAAACTGATTACTATGGAAATGGGAAAACCCATTGAAGAAGCTAAAGCTGAAATCAAGAAATGTGCTTGGGTCTGTGAATATTATGCCAACAATGCCAAACATTTTTTGAAGGATGAAATCATCAATACAGAGAATTCGGCAAGTGTTATTACCCATGCTCCTTTGGGTGTTTTGCTGGCGATTATGCCGTGGAATTTTCCGTTTTGGCAAGTATTCAGATTTGCTGCTCCTGCATTGATGGCGGGCAATTCGGTGATTCTCAAACATGCTGCCAATGTTCCTCAATGCGCCATTGCGATTGAACAATTGTTTCGGACGGCTCAGTTTTCGGAGGGTTTGTTTCAGAGTATTTTTGTGGATCATGGCATGGTGAAGCGCATTATTGAAGATCCGATGGTAAGGGGAATTTCTTTGACAGGCAGTAATTTGGCTGGTTCAACCGTGGCGGAATTGGCGGGCAAAAATATCAAAAAAACGGTGCTCGAACTGGGGGGAAGCGATCCCTTTATTGTGTTGGACGATGCCAATTTGAAGTTGGCAGCAGAGGCAGCTATTCAGTCTCGAATGAGCAATGCTGGGCAAAGTTGTATTGCAGCCAAACGTTTGATTGTGGTAGAACCTGTGCTGAATAGTTTTGTGGAACTCCTCACCGAACATATTCGTCAGTTGAAGGTGGGTGATCCGATGAATGAAGATACAGATGTCGGGCCACTTGCTCGTGAGGATTTGGCGGAAACAGTGGCGAAGCAAGTGAAGGAGTCTATGCGGTTGGGGGCAGAGGCAGTGATTGGAGGTAATCGCCCCGCTGACAAAAAAGGTGCATTTTTCAATCCTACTTTGTTGGTGAATGTGAAAGAAGGAATGCCCGTTTTTGAAGAGGAAATTTTTGGACCAGTGGCAGCAGTAATTGCTGCACGAGATGTACAACATGCTATCAGTCTGGCAAATAAGACTAAATATGGTTTAGGATCTTCTATTTGGACTTTAGACAGAGACAAAGCTACTCGATTGGCCCGTCAAATTCAAGCGGGTGGCGTATTTATCAATACAATCGTTCATTCTGACCCTCGTTTGCCTTTTGGTGGCATCAAGCAGTCGGGTTATGGGCGGGAATTGTCAAGCTACGGAATTAGGGAGTTTGTGAATACGAAAACGATTGTGGTGAACTAA
- a CDS encoding alpha-glucosidase, which produces MNKILLIALSILLINSCTNQSEQQPVEQKKEAPQTSKKWWKESIIYQIYPRSFKDTDGDGIGDLKGIIEKLDYIKSLGVNAVWLNPIYSSPNDDNGYDVSDYRNIMSDFGTMEDFDLLLKGMHERGIKLIMDVVVNHSSDEHEWFKQSRSSRDNPYRDYYHWWPKEKGEPNFRYSLFDEKGDAWKYDATTDSYYLHYFSQKQPDLNWENPKVRQEVYDIMKFWAEKGVDGFRLDAFQFAAKDTTFPAFPEGWEKDFIQYYAMQGNLHGYLQEMHEAVFSKYDVMSVAEGAGRNFQDAHDLVDEDRKELNMAYAFEGVDIAKPEGYSLAVFKEVFSRWDSAFAEKGWLSIFLSNHDQARLVSRYGNDSSEFREPSTKMLNTFILSMRGTPYCYYGDELGMTNIGFETIEEYQDISAINGYKKVVNTGGDVEAYMKALRFGSRDNGRTPMQWDDSKNANFTTGTPWLPVHDNHATINVAAEDKNPNSILNHFRKMTKLRTNNPVLVYGDYTLLQSEHPDIYAYTRTSDDAKMLVLLNFTNHDSSIELTEVDKVKEAVINNYESVEMANGKVTLQPYQAIIFSLK; this is translated from the coding sequence ATGAACAAAATATTACTTATTGCTTTAAGTATTCTTCTAATCAATAGCTGCACCAATCAATCTGAACAACAACCAGTTGAACAAAAAAAGGAAGCACCTCAAACCTCCAAAAAATGGTGGAAAGAATCCATCATTTACCAGATTTATCCCCGTAGTTTCAAAGATACAGATGGCGACGGAATCGGTGATCTGAAAGGGATTATCGAAAAATTGGACTACATCAAAAGTTTGGGCGTAAATGCGGTTTGGCTCAATCCTATTTATAGTTCACCCAATGACGACAATGGCTATGACGTGAGTGATTATCGAAACATCATGAGTGATTTTGGCACTATGGAAGACTTCGACCTGCTATTGAAGGGAATGCACGAAAGAGGCATAAAGTTGATTATGGATGTAGTGGTGAATCACAGCAGCGATGAGCACGAATGGTTCAAACAATCAAGGAGTTCGAGAGACAATCCCTACCGAGATTATTACCATTGGTGGCCTAAAGAAAAAGGAGAACCCAATTTTAGATACAGTTTGTTTGACGAAAAAGGCGATGCGTGGAAATATGATGCTACTACTGATTCCTATTATTTGCATTATTTCTCCCAAAAACAACCCGATTTGAACTGGGAAAATCCAAAAGTTAGGCAAGAAGTGTATGACATCATGAAGTTTTGGGCGGAAAAAGGAGTAGATGGTTTTAGACTCGATGCTTTTCAGTTTGCAGCCAAAGACACCACTTTTCCTGCTTTTCCCGAGGGTTGGGAAAAAGATTTCATTCAATACTATGCCATGCAAGGCAACTTACATGGGTATCTGCAAGAAATGCACGAAGCTGTTTTTAGCAAATACGATGTCATGAGTGTCGCAGAAGGGGCAGGGAGAAACTTTCAAGATGCCCATGATTTGGTGGATGAAGACCGCAAAGAGTTGAATATGGCCTATGCTTTTGAAGGCGTGGACATTGCCAAGCCAGAGGGTTACAGCCTTGCCGTCTTCAAAGAAGTATTTAGCCGTTGGGACAGTGCTTTTGCCGAAAAAGGTTGGTTGTCCATTTTCCTATCGAATCACGACCAAGCCAGATTGGTCAGTAGATATGGCAATGACAGTTCCGAATTTAGAGAACCTTCGACTAAAATGTTGAATACCTTTATTTTGAGTATGCGGGGTACTCCCTACTGCTATTATGGCGACGAATTGGGCATGACCAATATTGGATTTGAAACCATTGAAGAATACCAAGATATTTCTGCCATCAATGGCTACAAAAAAGTCGTCAATACAGGAGGTGATGTCGAAGCCTATATGAAAGCCCTTCGATTTGGTTCGAGAGACAATGGCAGAACACCGATGCAATGGGACGACTCTAAAAATGCAAATTTCACAACTGGTACTCCCTGGTTACCTGTTCACGACAACCATGCTACCATCAATGTTGCGGCAGAGGATAAAAACCCCAATTCTATTTTGAATCATTTCCGAAAAATGACCAAATTGAGAACCAACAATCCCGTTTTGGTTTATGGAGATTATACACTCCTTCAATCAGAACATCCTGACATATACGCTTATACAAGAACCTCTGATGATGCCAAAATGTTGGTATTGCTGAACTTTACCAATCACGATTCCAGCATTGAACTGACAGAAGTTGACAAAGTTAAAGAGGCGGTTATCAACAACTATGAATCGGTGGAAATGGCGAATGGAAAGGTTACGCTTCAACCTTATCAGGCGATTATTTTTTCATTGAAGTGA
- a CDS encoding MFS transporter, translated as MIKNRIAVNILFGMNGFLYANYTARLPQIQSLYGLDNGDLGISLLIMAIGALIAMPFTGWLIVKNSSRRIATFAGLAFCSMVPLIGMMPNIVLFDMLFFSMGLGTGMMDVGMNAQAIAVEKSYRRPIMSSFHAIFSAGMMFGAGSGALFMYLGFNLLPHLVVVSSLALISLLWAVSNLIDDGNGSTATTTKHTPFSLPKASLVGVGLIAFCCMLGEGAMANWSTNYMLHIANANASFAPLGLVAFSSAMMLARFFGDHVRHQVGDRKLLIGNSILAGVGLGLLLIVPHPVVVLIGFFLVGLGLSVIVPIAYSTAGNTPDLPPSVGIGMVTTIGYSGLLLGPPIIGFLAEWQNMQVALSFTLLLFVLMIGLSFRFQSVRSA; from the coding sequence ATGATAAAAAATAGAATTGCAGTAAACATCCTTTTTGGGATGAATGGATTTTTGTACGCCAATTATACCGCTCGATTGCCGCAGATTCAATCACTTTATGGATTGGACAATGGTGATCTTGGCATTAGCTTGTTGATTATGGCCATTGGAGCATTGATTGCCATGCCATTTACAGGTTGGTTGATTGTCAAAAACAGTAGCCGAAGGATTGCCACTTTTGCAGGTTTGGCATTTTGTTCGATGGTTCCGCTTATTGGAATGATGCCGAATATAGTGCTATTCGATATGCTCTTTTTTTCTATGGGGCTTGGAACAGGAATGATGGATGTGGGCATGAACGCCCAAGCGATTGCAGTAGAAAAATCTTATCGCCGCCCAATTATGTCCTCTTTTCACGCCATTTTTAGTGCGGGGATGATGTTTGGAGCAGGAAGTGGAGCTTTGTTTATGTATTTGGGTTTTAACTTGTTGCCCCATTTGGTTGTGGTTTCGAGTTTGGCATTGATTTCACTTTTGTGGGCAGTTTCCAATTTGATAGATGATGGGAATGGAAGCACCGCTACTACCACAAAGCACACCCCATTTAGTTTGCCGAAAGCTTCGTTAGTAGGAGTCGGGTTAATTGCTTTTTGTTGTATGCTTGGAGAAGGCGCAATGGCGAATTGGAGTACGAACTATATGTTGCACATTGCCAATGCTAATGCATCTTTCGCACCTTTGGGTTTGGTAGCGTTTTCGTCTGCTATGATGTTGGCACGCTTCTTTGGCGACCATGTACGGCACCAAGTAGGCGACCGTAAGTTGCTGATTGGCAATAGTATTTTAGCTGGAGTTGGATTGGGTCTGTTGTTGATAGTACCGCATCCAGTAGTGGTTTTGATAGGATTCTTTTTGGTCGGTTTGGGGCTTTCGGTCATCGTACCGATTGCGTATTCAACGGCTGGAAATACGCCAGATTTGCCGCCGAGTGTAGGAATTGGAATGGTCACAACGATTGGATATTCAGGACTTTTGCTTGGCCCACCTATCATCGGATTTCTTGCCGAGTGGCAAAATATGCAAGTAGCTTTGTCTTTTACTTTGCTACTATTTGTACTCATGATTGGATTGAGTTTCCGATTTCAGTCGGTTAGAAGTGCTTAG
- a CDS encoding zinc ABC transporter substrate-binding protein codes for MKKIIWINIWSMIACLLFVGCNSQDSTSTIEGQNKKWRIVTTTGMIKDAVTEIVGDKADVEGLMGAGVDPHLYKATQGDLKKLVNADIVFYNGLHLEGKMQDIFEKMAKQKEVIAIGDVLDKSELITSFDSGGAESRKTYDPHIWFSVPLWTQAVQHIGEKMQQIDQANAAYYQANLQGYLTKLGELNKIVAANIQTIPKDQRLLITSHDAFGYFGKTYDMEVKGLQGISTVAEFGLKDVTEMVNLIVTRKLKAIFIESSVAAKPLEAVVAGCKEHGHAVKIGGTLFSDAMGADGTKEGTYIGMVEYNTKTIVEALK; via the coding sequence ATGAAAAAAATAATTTGGATAAATATTTGGTCAATGATTGCTTGCCTTTTATTTGTAGGCTGCAATTCGCAAGACTCTACTTCAACAATTGAAGGGCAAAACAAAAAGTGGCGCATCGTGACGACTACGGGTATGATAAAGGATGCAGTTACCGAAATTGTAGGAGATAAGGCAGACGTGGAAGGGCTTATGGGAGCGGGAGTAGATCCTCACTTGTACAAAGCTACCCAAGGTGACCTTAAAAAATTGGTCAATGCAGACATTGTTTTTTACAATGGCTTACATTTGGAGGGCAAAATGCAGGATATTTTTGAGAAAATGGCCAAACAAAAGGAAGTCATTGCGATTGGAGATGTGTTGGACAAAAGCGAACTTATCACCAGTTTTGATAGTGGTGGTGCAGAAAGTAGAAAGACCTATGACCCACATATTTGGTTCAGTGTTCCGCTTTGGACACAAGCAGTCCAACATATTGGAGAAAAAATGCAGCAGATAGACCAAGCCAATGCTGCTTACTACCAAGCCAATCTGCAAGGTTATCTAACTAAACTAGGCGAACTGAACAAGATAGTGGCGGCTAATATTCAAACCATTCCCAAAGATCAACGTTTGTTGATTACTTCTCACGATGCTTTTGGCTACTTTGGTAAAACCTACGATATGGAGGTGAAAGGTTTGCAGGGAATATCGACGGTGGCGGAATTTGGTTTGAAGGATGTGACGGAAATGGTAAATTTGATTGTCACTCGAAAATTAAAAGCTATTTTTATTGAAAGTTCGGTGGCTGCAAAACCTTTGGAGGCAGTAGTGGCAGGCTGCAAAGAGCATGGTCATGCGGTGAAAATTGGTGGGACTTTGTTTTCGGATGCGATGGGAGCAGATGGCACTAAAGAAGGTACTTACATTGGTATGGTGGAATACAATACAAAGACGATTGTAGAGGCATTGAAGTAA